A section of the Mycobacterium sp. 3519A genome encodes:
- the gluQRS gene encoding tRNA glutamyl-Q(34) synthetase GluQRS produces MAPGAGRFAPSPSADLHIGNLRTAVLAWLFARSTGRRFLMRIEDLDDRTHTDIANRQLDDLAALGLTWDEPPEWQSGHPQRYDAVVDDLARRGLLYECYCTRRDIAQAPRAPHAPQGAYPGTCRDLTDAEREVRRRETGRPPALRLRTDTFVHTVHDVLHGEYTGIVDDFVVRRGDGVAAYNLAVVVDDAAQGVDQVVRGDDLLPSSPRQAYLANLLGYPEPTYAHVALVLNEDGARLAKRDGAVTLAEIGVQRALTQIAESLGYTANTVADMLVEFAPAVPPREPWIYRPA; encoded by the coding sequence ATGGCACCTGGAGCAGGCCGCTTCGCGCCAAGCCCGTCGGCTGATCTGCACATCGGCAATCTGCGCACGGCAGTGTTGGCGTGGCTGTTCGCGCGCTCGACCGGGCGTCGGTTCCTGATGCGCATCGAGGACCTCGACGACCGCACCCACACCGATATCGCCAACCGCCAACTCGACGACCTGGCGGCACTGGGACTGACGTGGGACGAGCCGCCCGAGTGGCAGAGCGGGCATCCGCAACGCTACGACGCGGTGGTCGACGACCTCGCCCGCCGCGGATTGCTCTATGAATGCTATTGCACCAGAAGGGATATCGCACAGGCGCCGCGAGCGCCGCACGCGCCGCAGGGGGCCTATCCCGGTACCTGCCGGGACTTGACCGATGCCGAGCGGGAGGTCCGGCGCCGCGAGACGGGACGGCCACCGGCGCTGCGATTGCGTACCGACACCTTCGTGCACACGGTGCACGACGTGCTGCACGGCGAGTACACCGGAATCGTCGACGACTTCGTGGTGCGCCGCGGTGACGGTGTCGCCGCGTACAACCTCGCGGTGGTGGTCGACGACGCTGCGCAGGGCGTCGACCAGGTGGTGCGCGGCGACGACCTGCTGCCGTCCTCGCCGCGGCAGGCCTACCTGGCCAACCTGCTCGGCTATCCGGAGCCGACATACGCGCACGTCGCTCTGGTGCTCAACGAGGACGGCGCACGGTTGGCCAAACGCGACGGCGCGGTGACGCTGGCCGAGATCGGGGTGCAGCGGGCGCTGACGCAGATCGCGGAGTCGCTCGGCTACACCGCAAACACCGTGGCCGACATGCTTGTCGAGTTCGCGCCTGCCGTGCCGCCCCGCGAGCCGTGGATATATCGGCCCGCTTGA
- a CDS encoding aspartate aminotransferase family protein: protein MYDYGAFSFDSKAQVLDQAKQFWNPGKTQFWIDEGVDLVIDRRDGYYLWDMSGRRLIDMHLNGGTYNLGHRNPEVVQAITEATEYFDVGNHHFPAVARTALAQRLVASAPASITKVAFGSGGGEAIDIAIKSARHATKRRKIVSIVKAYHGHTGLAVATGDDRFAKIFLSDQPELFIQVPFGDTDAMAQALSGNDVAAVIMETIPATYGFPLPPPGYLEAVKDLTEAHGALYIADEVQTGLMRTGEMWAITKHGIEPDIIVTGKGLSGGMYPITAAMLSDRAARWLDEDGFAHISTFGGAELGCVAGVKTLEITSRPEVRSMVHYIADLFAAGLRRIQADNPDWFVGIRQNGVVIGLEFDHPEGAKFVMRELYENGVWAIFSTLDPRVLQFKPGILLGRDLCEDVLDRLDVAVRCARKAVTERREP from the coding sequence ATGTACGACTACGGCGCGTTCTCGTTCGACTCCAAGGCCCAGGTCTTGGACCAGGCCAAGCAGTTCTGGAATCCGGGCAAGACGCAGTTCTGGATCGACGAAGGCGTCGACCTGGTGATCGACCGCCGCGACGGCTACTACCTGTGGGACATGAGCGGCCGTCGGCTGATCGACATGCACCTCAACGGCGGCACCTACAACCTCGGCCACCGCAATCCCGAAGTCGTACAAGCGATTACCGAGGCCACCGAGTACTTCGATGTCGGCAACCACCACTTCCCCGCGGTGGCGCGGACCGCGTTGGCGCAGCGGTTGGTGGCATCGGCGCCCGCGTCGATCACCAAGGTGGCGTTCGGATCCGGCGGCGGCGAGGCCATCGACATCGCGATCAAGAGCGCACGGCATGCCACCAAACGCCGCAAGATCGTGTCGATCGTCAAGGCCTACCACGGCCACACCGGATTGGCCGTGGCCACCGGCGACGACCGGTTCGCCAAGATCTTCCTGTCCGACCAACCCGAGCTGTTCATCCAGGTGCCGTTCGGCGACACCGACGCGATGGCGCAGGCCCTGTCCGGCAACGACGTCGCCGCGGTCATCATGGAGACCATCCCCGCCACATACGGATTCCCGCTGCCCCCACCGGGATACCTCGAGGCGGTCAAGGACCTGACCGAGGCGCACGGCGCGCTCTACATCGCCGACGAGGTGCAGACCGGGTTGATGCGAACCGGCGAGATGTGGGCCATCACCAAACACGGCATCGAGCCGGACATCATCGTCACCGGCAAGGGACTGTCCGGCGGCATGTACCCGATCACGGCGGCGATGCTCAGCGACCGTGCGGCGCGATGGCTCGACGAGGACGGGTTCGCCCACATCTCGACGTTCGGCGGCGCGGAACTCGGGTGTGTCGCGGGCGTCAAGACCCTGGAGATCACCAGCAGGCCCGAGGTCCGGTCGATGGTGCACTACATCGCCGACCTGTTCGCCGCGGGACTGCGCCGCATCCAGGCCGACAACCCCGACTGGTTCGTCGGGATCCGGCAGAACGGTGTGGTGATCGGCTTGGAGTTCGACCACCCCGAGGGCGCCAAGTTCGTGATGCGGGAGCTCTACGAGAACGGGGTCTGGGCGATCTTCTCGACGCTGGATCCCCGTGTGCTGCAGTTCAAACCGGGCATTCTGCTGGGCCGCGACCTGTGCGAGGACGTGCTCGACCGACTCGACGTCGCCGTGCGCTGCGCCCGCAAGGCCGTGACGGAGAGGCGGGAGCCGTGA
- a CDS encoding aldehyde dehydrogenase family protein, whose product MTTIAHAGHLLERARWAARAYADYDQAAVAAIVTAVADAGYAEADRLAEAAVAETEMGVVAHKVIKNRACSRGIVEHYRGEDLITPRIDTARKIVEIPRPAGVVLAITPTTNPVATVYFNVILALMTRNAVVVAPHPRAKQCSAEAARILAEAAVRAGAPDGIVQVVAEPSIPLAEALMADERTDVIVATGGTGVVRAAYSSGNPALGVGPGNVPVFVDASADVTAAARRIVDSKAFDNSVLCTNESVLIAEEAIADKLRSALTRTGAHILDPADAQRLREFMYPFGHLNTDVVGRDAAWIAGQAGIRVTPKTRVLIAPFDRVLGEEPFTHEKLSPVLGMTTVADTDRGIRAARAVARIGGAGHSAAIHSENPTVITEFATQVPVLRVSVNVGNSTGSSGLDTNLAPSMTLGTGFVGRSGLGENLQPHNLMNWTRIAYPSDAGANMPNFAGITPWRAPAGQVPAYPRASNDRDLPTEPQPRRNGRPSEPSLDALRAELRQLVVEELAQLIKR is encoded by the coding sequence GTGACCACGATTGCGCATGCCGGCCATCTGCTCGAACGCGCCCGCTGGGCGGCCCGCGCATACGCCGACTACGACCAGGCCGCGGTCGCCGCGATCGTCACCGCCGTCGCCGACGCGGGTTACGCCGAGGCCGATCGGTTGGCGGAGGCCGCCGTAGCCGAGACGGAGATGGGCGTCGTCGCGCACAAGGTGATCAAGAACCGCGCGTGTTCACGGGGCATCGTCGAGCACTACCGCGGCGAGGATCTGATCACCCCGCGTATCGACACCGCACGCAAGATCGTCGAGATACCGCGCCCTGCCGGGGTGGTGCTGGCCATCACGCCGACGACCAATCCTGTTGCCACCGTGTACTTCAACGTCATTCTCGCGCTGATGACCCGCAACGCGGTCGTGGTCGCGCCGCATCCGCGGGCCAAGCAGTGTTCGGCCGAGGCCGCCCGGATACTTGCCGAGGCCGCCGTCAGGGCGGGCGCACCCGACGGCATCGTGCAGGTGGTGGCGGAGCCCTCCATCCCGTTGGCCGAGGCGTTGATGGCCGACGAACGCACCGATGTCATCGTCGCGACCGGCGGAACCGGAGTCGTCCGGGCCGCGTATTCGTCGGGCAATCCGGCGCTCGGCGTCGGACCGGGCAACGTCCCGGTCTTCGTCGACGCCAGCGCGGACGTCACCGCCGCGGCCCGCCGGATCGTCGACAGCAAGGCGTTCGACAACTCGGTGTTGTGCACCAACGAATCCGTGCTCATCGCCGAGGAGGCCATCGCCGACAAACTGCGTTCGGCGCTCACCCGCACCGGGGCGCACATCCTCGATCCCGCCGACGCGCAGCGGTTGCGCGAGTTCATGTACCCGTTCGGGCACCTCAACACCGATGTTGTCGGCCGGGACGCGGCCTGGATCGCCGGACAGGCGGGCATCCGCGTTACCCCGAAAACCCGCGTGTTGATCGCGCCGTTCGATCGCGTTCTCGGCGAGGAACCATTCACCCACGAGAAGCTGTCCCCGGTGCTCGGCATGACGACGGTCGCCGACACCGACCGCGGCATCCGGGCGGCGCGGGCCGTGGCGCGGATCGGCGGTGCCGGGCACTCGGCCGCCATCCACAGCGAAAACCCGACGGTGATAACCGAATTCGCGACACAGGTGCCGGTGTTGCGGGTCTCGGTGAATGTCGGCAACAGCACCGGCAGCTCCGGATTGGACACCAACCTGGCACCGTCCATGACGCTCGGCACCGGGTTCGTCGGGCGCAGCGGGCTCGGCGAGAACCTGCAGCCGCACAACCTGATGAACTGGACCCGGATCGCCTACCCCAGCGACGCCGGAGCGAACATGCCGAACTTCGCGGGGATCACCCCGTGGCGTGCGCCGGCGGGCCAGGTGCCTGCCTACCCGCGCGCCTCCAACGACCGCGACCTGCCCACTGAACCTCAGCCGCGTCGTAATGGCAGGCCGTCCGAACCCAGCCTGGACGCGCTGCGGGCTGAACTACGTCAACTCGTTGTCGAAGAACTCGCACAACTCATCAAGAGGTGA
- a CDS encoding BMC domain-containing protein yields MPSNAIGMIETKGYVAALAAADAMVKAANVTITDRQQVGDGLVAVIVTGEVGAVKAATEAGAESAAQVGELISVHVIPRPHNELGAHFAVAAQ; encoded by the coding sequence ATGCCCAGCAACGCGATTGGAATGATCGAGACCAAGGGATACGTCGCAGCGCTGGCCGCTGCCGATGCCATGGTCAAGGCGGCGAACGTCACCATCACCGACCGGCAGCAGGTCGGCGACGGACTGGTCGCCGTCATCGTCACCGGTGAGGTGGGCGCCGTGAAGGCCGCCACCGAGGCGGGCGCCGAATCGGCCGCACAGGTCGGCGAACTGATCAGCGTGCACGTGATCCCGCGCCCACACAACGAACTGGGTGCTCATTTCGCCGTCGCCGCGCAGTAG
- a CDS encoding EutN/CcmL family microcompartment protein gives MITGKVTGQVWSTRRIEGLPAGAFLEVETDGSASRLIAFDVLGSGVGERVLVAQGSVASNWFTGTPPPVDALIIGSIDPQIQK, from the coding sequence GTGATTACAGGAAAGGTCACCGGCCAGGTCTGGTCCACGCGTCGCATCGAGGGACTGCCCGCGGGCGCGTTCCTCGAGGTCGAGACCGACGGGTCGGCTTCGCGCTTGATCGCGTTCGACGTCCTCGGCAGCGGGGTGGGCGAGCGTGTGCTGGTCGCCCAGGGGTCGGTCGCCTCGAATTGGTTCACCGGCACCCCGCCTCCGGTCGACGCACTCATCATCGGGTCCATCGACCCACAGATCCAGAAGTAA
- a CDS encoding BMC domain-containing protein: protein MAELRSFIFIDRLQPQTMSYLGTWIKGALPRADVAAQIIEVAPGLDIEGVTDVALKHADVKAGVLVVERQFGYLEFHGETGAVKAAADAALQELGKDAGSAVRPTILAARIISSVDQQHAFLINRNKIGSMVLPGESLFVLEVQPASYAILATNEAEKAAEIKVVDYRMIGATGRVYLAGTEADVRQAADAAQDALARSAT, encoded by the coding sequence GTGGCTGAACTACGTTCCTTTATCTTCATCGACCGCCTGCAGCCGCAGACGATGTCGTACCTGGGCACCTGGATCAAGGGCGCTCTGCCGCGAGCCGATGTCGCGGCCCAGATCATCGAGGTGGCACCGGGATTGGACATCGAGGGTGTCACCGACGTCGCCCTCAAACACGCCGACGTGAAAGCCGGAGTCCTGGTGGTGGAGCGGCAATTCGGCTATCTCGAGTTCCACGGTGAAACCGGCGCCGTCAAGGCCGCAGCCGATGCGGCGCTGCAGGAACTCGGCAAGGACGCCGGCTCCGCGGTCCGGCCCACCATCCTGGCCGCACGGATCATCTCCAGCGTCGACCAGCAGCACGCATTCCTGATCAACCGCAACAAGATCGGGTCGATGGTGCTGCCGGGCGAGTCGCTGTTCGTGCTCGAGGTGCAGCCCGCGTCGTACGCGATCCTGGCCACCAACGAGGCCGAGAAGGCCGCCGAGATCAAGGTCGTCGACTACCGGATGATCGGCGCGACCGGCCGGGTCTATCTGGCGGGCACCGAAGCCGACGTCCGGCAGGCCGCCGACGCCGCACAGGATGCACTGGCACGGAGCGCCACGTGA
- a CDS encoding microcompartment protein yields the protein MAATTTPARTDIRVYLLVEDLQRQFAAYLGTPTRARGYPPYEGEHALIVEVSPALAIERVIDLALRDVPGVQVGILYVERQFGVLEVHSADLAEVRRAGEAILQGTGARAADQLRPQVLFHDIIEDITDQHAVILNRNRQASMILPGQALLVYEMTPALFAAVAANEAERAAPELTIVDVQMIGAAGRLYIGGSTKDVTAARDRISAVLAGIEGRDH from the coding sequence ATGGCCGCGACGACAACCCCGGCGCGCACCGACATCCGCGTCTACCTCCTCGTCGAGGACCTGCAGCGGCAGTTCGCCGCCTACCTGGGCACACCGACGCGCGCCAGGGGATACCCGCCGTACGAAGGTGAGCACGCGCTGATCGTCGAGGTGTCACCGGCGCTGGCGATCGAGCGGGTGATCGACCTCGCCCTGCGCGATGTGCCCGGTGTGCAGGTGGGGATCCTCTACGTCGAGCGGCAATTCGGCGTCCTGGAGGTGCACTCCGCCGACCTGGCCGAGGTACGCCGCGCCGGCGAGGCGATCCTGCAGGGCACCGGCGCGCGGGCCGCCGACCAGCTGCGCCCGCAGGTGCTGTTCCACGACATCATCGAGGACATCACCGATCAGCACGCGGTGATCCTCAACCGCAACCGCCAGGCGTCGATGATCCTGCCGGGGCAGGCGCTGCTGGTGTACGAGATGACCCCGGCGCTGTTCGCCGCCGTCGCCGCCAACGAAGCCGAGCGCGCCGCGCCGGAGCTCACTATCGTCGACGTACAAATGATCGGAGCTGCCGGCAGGCTGTACATCGGCGGCAGCACCAAGGACGTCACCGCGGCGAGGGACCGGATCTCGGCGGTGCTGGCCGGAATCGAGGGACGCGACCACTGA
- the fabG gene encoding 3-oxoacyl-ACP reductase FabG → MFTSLDGRSAIVTGASKGIGRGIAETFAAAGVNVLLTARSQADLDAAVAALADQPGRVSALAVDVTKPEDCRRAVDTAVEQFGGVDIVCANAGIFPSGKLEDLTPEDIDEVLSVNFKGTVFIIQAALGALTASGHGRVVITSSITGPITGYPGWSHYGASKAAQLGFLRTAAMELAPKQITINAVLPGNIITEGLIEMGQEYMDQMAASIPAARLGSVADIGNAALFFATDEAGYITGQTLVVDGGQILPESSQALAEA, encoded by the coding sequence ATGTTCACCTCGCTCGACGGCCGGTCGGCCATCGTCACCGGCGCAAGTAAGGGAATCGGCCGCGGCATCGCCGAAACCTTCGCCGCCGCAGGCGTCAACGTGCTGCTGACGGCGCGCAGCCAGGCTGACCTCGACGCGGCGGTGGCAGCACTTGCCGACCAGCCCGGTCGAGTGAGCGCGCTGGCGGTCGACGTGACGAAACCCGAAGACTGCCGCCGCGCAGTGGACACCGCCGTCGAACAGTTCGGGGGTGTGGACATCGTCTGCGCCAACGCGGGCATCTTCCCGTCGGGCAAGCTGGAGGACCTGACGCCGGAGGACATCGACGAGGTATTGTCGGTGAACTTCAAGGGCACCGTCTTCATCATCCAGGCCGCGCTGGGCGCCCTGACCGCCAGCGGACACGGCCGCGTCGTCATCACATCGTCGATCACCGGTCCGATCACCGGCTACCCCGGCTGGTCACACTACGGGGCGAGCAAGGCCGCCCAGTTGGGTTTTTTGCGGACCGCGGCGATGGAACTCGCGCCCAAGCAGATCACCATCAACGCGGTGCTGCCGGGCAACATCATCACCGAGGGCCTGATCGAAATGGGCCAGGAATACATGGACCAAATGGCCGCTTCGATCCCTGCGGCGCGGTTGGGCAGCGTCGCTGACATCGGTAATGCCGCGCTGTTCTTCGCCACCGACGAAGCGGGCTACATCACGGGTCAGACGCTGGTGGTGGATGGTGGTCAGATACTTCCCGAATCGAGTCAGGCGCTCGCTGAGGCGTAG
- a CDS encoding phosphotransferase enzyme family protein: MVNSNGVIADDRAVAERALAEYGLAQNSTLQLLNLSENATYAVEDTTTGERSILRVHRENYHLPHQIESELDWLEALRRDSDITVPAVLPATDGRRVVSVNVNGTDRHVVHFAMVAGAEPDEQTVTVGDFFTLGQITAALHEHSHAWQRPAAFSRFSWDWAHSLGAEGRWGRWQDADGVGDAEHRLLSRAEQLLRERLGQYGSGPDRCGLIHADLRLANLLVDGSTITVIDFDDCGFGWFFYDFGTAVSFIEDDPALPEWQDSWIAGYRSRRPLAPDDEDMLSSFVFLRRLMLLAWMGTHSHSKESRTKAINYAHGSCVLAERYLSSHGRRLA; the protein is encoded by the coding sequence ATGGTGAACTCCAATGGCGTGATCGCCGACGATCGCGCCGTCGCAGAACGCGCGCTCGCCGAGTACGGGCTTGCGCAGAACTCCACGTTGCAACTGCTGAACCTGTCCGAGAACGCCACGTACGCGGTCGAAGACACCACCACCGGGGAGCGGTCGATCCTGCGGGTGCACCGCGAGAACTACCACCTGCCGCACCAGATCGAATCGGAGCTCGACTGGCTCGAGGCGCTGCGGCGCGACAGCGACATCACTGTGCCTGCGGTGCTGCCCGCCACCGACGGCAGGCGCGTGGTGAGTGTCAACGTCAACGGAACAGACCGCCATGTCGTGCATTTCGCCATGGTCGCGGGTGCCGAGCCCGACGAGCAGACGGTGACCGTCGGCGACTTTTTCACCCTTGGGCAGATCACCGCGGCGTTACACGAGCATTCGCACGCGTGGCAGCGTCCCGCCGCGTTCAGCCGGTTCTCCTGGGACTGGGCGCACAGCCTTGGTGCCGAGGGCCGTTGGGGACGATGGCAGGATGCCGACGGGGTGGGCGACGCCGAGCACCGGCTGTTGAGCCGTGCCGAGCAGCTGTTGCGCGAGCGGCTCGGACAGTACGGCTCGGGGCCGGACCGGTGCGGGCTGATCCACGCCGACCTGCGGCTGGCCAACCTCCTCGTCGACGGCTCTACCATCACGGTCATCGACTTCGACGACTGCGGATTCGGTTGGTTCTTCTACGATTTCGGCACCGCAGTGTCGTTCATCGAAGACGATCCCGCGTTGCCAGAATGGCAGGACTCCTGGATCGCGGGCTACCGCAGCCGCAGGCCGCTCGCCCCCGACGACGAGGACATGTTGTCGTCGTTCGTGTTTCTGCGCAGGCTGATGCTGCTGGCGTGGATGGGCACGCATAGCCATTCCAAGGAATCCCGCACCAAGGCAATCAATTACGCGCACGGCAGCTGCGTGCTGGCCGAGCGCTATCTCAGTTCACACGGCCGCCGCCTGGCCTGA
- a CDS encoding GntR family transcriptional regulator, translating to MPTPSEDLRRRIVADINAGEPGAKLGSERELAEHYKTSRSSLRQVLAALEEAGLVHRAIGRSGGIFISHAQVQRSLSDVVGVPAFLANQGYVAGTRVISTRITSPDRTTQKALRVGAGAFVVEIQRVRLADGSPISLELAQFPADAFPGLLEQQLGGSIYEVLESHYGLVTARAEERIEAVNATQAEASLLGIKPKSALLLITRITYDQHDTPCEYSRDLFRGDRTRLAVTVQGHGGGVQSGAGTASVTLQKQEARTKAS from the coding sequence GTGCCGACGCCAAGCGAGGATCTGCGGCGCCGCATCGTCGCCGACATCAATGCGGGTGAGCCGGGCGCCAAGCTCGGCAGCGAACGCGAGTTGGCCGAGCACTACAAGACCAGCCGCTCGAGCCTGCGCCAAGTGCTCGCGGCGCTGGAGGAGGCCGGCCTGGTGCACCGGGCCATCGGCCGGTCGGGCGGCATCTTCATCAGCCACGCACAGGTGCAGCGCAGCCTGTCGGACGTCGTCGGAGTGCCCGCCTTCCTCGCCAATCAGGGTTATGTCGCAGGCACACGGGTGATCTCGACGCGGATCACCTCGCCGGACCGAACCACACAGAAGGCGCTGCGCGTCGGCGCAGGCGCTTTCGTCGTCGAAATCCAGCGGGTCCGACTCGCCGACGGCTCACCGATCTCGCTGGAACTCGCGCAGTTTCCCGCCGACGCGTTCCCCGGCTTGCTCGAACAACAACTCGGCGGCTCGATCTACGAAGTGCTGGAATCCCACTACGGTCTGGTGACGGCGCGCGCCGAGGAGCGCATCGAAGCGGTCAACGCCACGCAGGCGGAGGCCTCGCTGCTCGGCATCAAACCGAAATCGGCGCTGTTGCTGATCACCCGGATCACCTACGACCAGCACGACACACCGTGCGAATACTCCCGCGACCTGTTCCGCGGCGACCGCACCCGGTTGGCGGTCACCGTGCAGGGCCACGGCGGGGGCGTGCAGTCAGGTGCCGGCACCGCATCGGTGACCCTTCAGAAGCAGGAAGCGCGGACCAAGGCAAGCTGA